Within Planctomycetia bacterium, the genomic segment GTGGCGACCTCCAGTCGCGGAAGACCGCCTGATGATCGTCATTGCTCCGCGCTCATTGTCTACTCATTAAAGGAGAACTACCTTGTCGCACATCGTCACAATCGAATCGCAAGTCCGAGATCCAGCAGCCGTCTGTGCGGCCTGCAACCGCCTCCGATTGCCGTCTCCGACGGAAGGCACGTTCCAACTCTACAGCAGCCATGCGACCGGGCTCGGCGTGCAGTTGCCCGCTTGGCGGTACCCCGTCGTCTGCGACACGGCCGCCGGCAAGCTCGCCTTCGACAACTTCGGCGGGCGCTGGGGCGAACAATCGCAGCTCGATAACTTCCTGCAATCGTACGCGGTTGAGAAAGCAAAACTCGAAGCGAGGCGCAGGGGGCATACGGTCGTCGAACAGTCGCTGGCCGACGGCTCGATCAAACTCACGGTGCAGGTCGCCGGAGGTGCCGTATGACAACGAAGACGATCGAAATCATCGTCGATCCGAAAGGCCAAACACGCTTGGAAACCAAAGGCTTCGCCGGTTCCGAATGCCGGGAAGCCAGTCGATTCGTGGAACAGGCGCTCGGCACGCGGACCGATGAACGAATTACGCCCGAATTTCATCAGCAGGTTACTCCCGAGCAAGTCCTTTTGGATCGGACTTAGCTCATTCGCTGCGCAGCTGCGACGAGTTGCTCGACGGTCTCGACGAGCAACGGCATTCCCCCGAACTCCATTTCAAGTCGTGTGATCTTATCCGTCACGATTTGGTTCTTGGCGTGAGTCGGGGCTCCGTGAATCGTACTCCGGCTACCGGAAATGTTTTTGGCGATCGACGCAACTTCATAGTCCGAAATGTACTTGTCGTAGCAGTTGTACGCCTCGCCGGCGACGTCATCGGCGACGAGTAGGACACCGGTCGCTTTGGCCACATCCGCGGCATGCACTTCCTTCCCGCCTCGGACGCAGGTGACGTCTTCTCCTCGCACGACGGCCCGTACGAGCTGGAACCATTTGCTATTCGTAACCGGATGGGCGACGCCGTAGACGCCGGTCGGTCGGAGCGCGCAGATCCGATACTCTTTGCCCCACCCGTAGCTATGGACGAACTGTTCGAGTGC encodes:
- a CDS encoding DUF1257 domain-containing protein — encoded protein: MSHIVTIESQVRDPAAVCAACNRLRLPSPTEGTFQLYSSHATGLGVQLPAWRYPVVCDTAAGKLAFDNFGGRWGEQSQLDNFLQSYAVEKAKLEARRRGHTVVEQSLADGSIKLTVQVAGGAV
- a CDS encoding DUF2997 domain-containing protein; the protein is MTTKTIEIIVDPKGQTRLETKGFAGSECREASRFVEQALGTRTDERITPEFHQQVTPEQVLLDRT
- a CDS encoding NAD(P)-dependent oxidoreductase, which produces MQIAVTGATGFVGRYIVRYLVENGHRCRCWYRPGSDRIGLDDLDSGIEWVPGELGHADASAALVAGCGAVVHAALYHPGGGFRGGEGNILDFVERNVLGTIRLIEAARAAGVGRFVFISTCAVHDKIFDDRPLDERHPTTPMNHYGAHKAALEQFVHSYGWGKEYRICALRPTGVYGVAHPVTNSKWFQLVRAVVRGEDVTCVRGGKEVHAADVAKATGVLLVADDVAGEAYNCYDKYISDYEVASIAKNISGSRSTIHGAPTHAKNQIVTDKITRLEMEFGGMPLLVETVEQLVAAAQRMS